The genomic region AGGCGGAGGATTCAGCTTCTCGCGCGACGTCGTGCTCAAGTCCGGACTCGTGCTCGCCGGCGTGAACGACATCGGGTTCCAGGTCAAGAATTTCACCGCCGACAACATGGCGAGGCTCGACGAGCAATGGGACGCCATCAGCGACTCCTTGAAGGTGGCGGCGGGACTCCTCAGCGACTTCGGTCTGTCCGGCGCAACCTTGTCGGCGAACAGCGTCCTCATCCCGGTTGCGTACTACATCCACCGCCGCCGATTGACCCAGTCCTACCGAACCGCACCGGCCGAGGCAAGCGACCGGGCAGCAGTGAAGTCGTGGGTGCTCCGCTCGCTCATCATGCGCGGGATCTGGGGTTCAGGGCTGGACTCGCTTCTCCGCGACTTGCGGCAGGCCATCCTCGACCACGGCGCGACCGCGTTCCCGGTCGCGGAGATCGAGCGCCGTATGGCCGCCCGCGGAAAGTCGCTGCTATTCGGCCCGGAGCAGATCGAGGACATTCTTGCGCTCGCCTATGGCGGTGCTCGCACGTTCGCCGTTCTCGCGACGCTCTTCCCTCACGTCAACACGCGAAACGTGCATCATGTGGACCACGTCTTCCCGCAAGCGTTGCTGAGTCGGGGGGCCTTGAAAGATGCCGGCATCGCGCGCGATGACATCGAGAACCTGATCGGTGCGAAGGATCTGCTCCCGAACCTCCAGCTGCTCGAGGGGCCTGAGAACATCTCCAAGTCGGACCGTTCGCCGGCGGCATGGGCCGCCGAGACCTTCGACTCGCAGGATGCTCTCGAGGCCTACAAGGCACGAAACGCCCTGCCGTGGCTGCCCGCGTCTGCGACTGACTTCGCACAATTCGCTGAGGAGCGCCGGACGATGCTACGCGGTCTGTTGGAGCGCACCCTCAATGCCGGCCACGAGGCCGAGGTGGCCGCGCCCGCGAGCGCGACAACCGCGGAAATGAGTATCGAGGACGAGCTTGCCGAGGCAGCGTTCGATGAACAGTGACTTCGGGTCGACCCTCCGTCCGCCTGTGCTGAGCGGGGTTCCGGAGGAGGATCTCGCGGCCGAGCTTGCGTGGAGGTCGTCGGCATGGCGCGCCCTTGTGTCGCGTCACCCGACCGCCGTCGCTCCCGCCGCCACGATTCGCGAGCTCGAACTCTACAAGGGCTACCGCGGCGTGTGGGTCGATAAGAAGCGCACGGCATCGGTGTGGTCACCGAACGGCATCACGATCGGCGTACGCCACGATGGTTCGAGCTACGCCGACCGGTTGTCTGAGACGGGGCTGATCTACAAGTTCCCCGAGACGGAGGTGCCCGGGTACGACGAGATGGAGGTGGAAGCGACACGGACCGCAATGCGTCTGGGCCTGCCGATCTTCGTGGTC from Microbacter sp. GSS18 harbors:
- a CDS encoding DUF262 domain-containing protein — its product is MGYLPPLTIAETLRSIQKGELILPAIQREYVWRPKQIIALFDSIMRGYPIGGFLSWRVEPATVDQFRFYGFMRDFNEFSNRHNPTLDLAPGQAVRAVLDGQQRLTSLNVGLRGSYAFKNARAWSNNPDNYPTRRLYLNVMTEAGDNEAGLRYDFRFLTDANVKEAAAAEDPTRVWFPVSKVFETDDLGDLWDLAGEAGLANTKSARSMLSQLWKAVHSTQSLYFYEEAEQDVERVLDIFIRVNSGGTVLSYSDLLLSIATAQWKERDARAAIHGLVDTLNTTGGGFSFSRDVVLKSGLVLAGVNDIGFQVKNFTADNMARLDEQWDAISDSLKVAAGLLSDFGLSGATLSANSVLIPVAYYIHRRRLTQSYRTAPAEASDRAAVKSWVLRSLIMRGIWGSGLDSLLRDLRQAILDHGATAFPVAEIERRMAARGKSLLFGPEQIEDILALAYGGARTFAVLATLFPHVNTRNVHHVDHVFPQALLSRGALKDAGIARDDIENLIGAKDLLPNLQLLEGPENISKSDRSPAAWAAETFDSQDALEAYKARNALPWLPASATDFAQFAEERRTMLRGLLERTLNAGHEAEVAAPASATTAEMSIEDELAEAAFDEQ